Proteins encoded within one genomic window of Castellaniella sp.:
- a CDS encoding Spx/MgsR family RNA polymerase-binding regulatory protein produces MTATIYGIKNCDTMKKAFTWLGVHSVDFTFHDYRVAGITRAEVAAWVAEAGLDKVLNKASKTFRALPEAVRDGLDEARAIDLMVAEPTMIKRPVLAMPHGIEVGFKPERYATIFGL; encoded by the coding sequence ATGACGGCTACCATCTACGGCATCAAGAACTGTGACACGATGAAGAAGGCCTTTACGTGGCTTGGCGTGCACAGCGTGGATTTCACATTCCACGATTATCGCGTCGCGGGCATCACCCGCGCCGAAGTCGCGGCATGGGTTGCCGAAGCAGGGCTCGACAAGGTACTGAACAAGGCGAGCAAGACATTCCGTGCCTTGCCTGAAGCGGTACGCGACGGTCTGGATGAAGCCAGAGCGATTGATCTGATGGTCGCAGAGCCGACGATGATCAAGCGCCCTGTGCTGGCGATGCCGCACGGTATTGAAGTCGGTTTCAAGCCTGAGCGCTACGCAACGATTTTCGGGCTTTGA
- a CDS encoding YidB family protein, with amino-acid sequence MGLFDGLAGQMIGKILEQQGGTVGRLFAVAQDLVQQNGGLAGLLKKFQEAGFDEQVTSWLGDGENLPITQEQVLATIGQGPIADLAEKFGLSSEEISSGLAQWLPEAVNHLSENGKLID; translated from the coding sequence ATGGGTTTGTTCGACGGTTTGGCCGGACAGATGATTGGCAAGATTCTGGAACAACAAGGCGGCACAGTCGGTCGGCTATTTGCCGTGGCTCAGGATTTGGTTCAGCAAAACGGCGGTTTGGCTGGCTTGCTGAAAAAATTCCAGGAAGCAGGCTTCGACGAGCAGGTCACCTCCTGGTTGGGCGACGGGGAAAACCTGCCGATCACCCAAGAACAAGTCCTGGCCACCATCGGCCAAGGCCCTATCGCCGATCTGGCCGAAAAATTCGGACTATCCAGCGAAGAAATCAGCTCGGGACTGGCCCAGTGGCTGCCCGAAGCCGTCAACCATCTCTCGGAGAACGGGAAACTCATTGACTGA
- a CDS encoding DUF3597 domain-containing protein, which produces MGIFSNILSKLGFGTAQAAETATSATQAAPETTPAPTAISVVDVTGQLEAMAAKHPEKLNWKTSIVDLLKLLGLDSSLAVRKELATELGCPAEKMGDSAQMNMWLHKTVLKKLADNGGNIPADLL; this is translated from the coding sequence ATGGGAATTTTCAGCAATATCTTGTCCAAGCTCGGTTTTGGCACGGCCCAGGCCGCTGAAACAGCAACATCTGCCACTCAGGCCGCCCCAGAAACCACACCGGCACCCACCGCCATCAGCGTAGTGGATGTCACGGGCCAGCTCGAAGCCATGGCTGCCAAACACCCGGAAAAACTCAACTGGAAGACTTCCATCGTCGACCTGCTGAAGCTGCTCGGACTGGATAGCAGCTTGGCCGTTCGCAAAGAACTTGCCACTGAACTTGGCTGCCCCGCAGAAAAAATGGGCGATTCTGCCCAGATGAATATGTGGCTGCATAAAACCGTATTGAAAAAACTGGCTGATAACGGCGGAAACATCCCCGCCGACCTGCTGTAA
- the paaX gene encoding phenylacetic acid degradation operon negative regulatory protein PaaX — translation MIPSIQHRIDSFRQQQRVRAGSLIMSVFGDAVLPRGGRIWLGSLIQLLQPLGLNERLVRTSVYRLSKEQWLRVDTHGRRAEYVLTDSGRLRFEEASRHIYSSHAPIWDRRWRLILVVGELDPRQRERLHQALQWQGFGSLGNDCFVHPSTQLDAAYDTLMADGLGDLLGKLLPLLAADARIALTASDADLVSRAWNLDRLAESYASFVSDYLPILADLRRDRHTRPEPEESFLLRTLLIHDYRRLLLRDPELPEVLLPADWPGQSARMVCRELYRRLAEPSELHLDSNMHLADGSMPARLENNTPRFPADDPLMAISL, via the coding sequence TTGATCCCTTCCATCCAGCACCGCATCGATAGCTTTCGTCAACAACAGCGAGTCCGGGCGGGCTCGCTCATCATGTCGGTATTTGGTGATGCCGTGCTGCCGCGCGGCGGACGAATCTGGCTGGGCAGCCTGATCCAACTGCTGCAGCCATTAGGGCTCAACGAAAGGCTGGTGCGCACATCGGTCTATCGCCTAAGCAAAGAACAATGGCTGCGGGTCGATACCCATGGCCGCAGGGCCGAGTACGTACTGACAGATTCCGGTCGGCTGCGCTTCGAAGAAGCTTCACGCCATATTTATTCATCGCATGCACCGATCTGGGATCGCCGCTGGCGGCTGATCCTGGTCGTGGGCGAACTGGACCCTCGTCAACGAGAACGTCTGCATCAAGCCCTGCAATGGCAGGGCTTCGGATCATTAGGCAACGATTGTTTTGTGCATCCATCCACCCAACTGGACGCTGCTTACGACACCCTGATGGCCGACGGCCTGGGCGATTTACTGGGTAAGCTGCTGCCGCTATTGGCGGCCGATGCCCGGATCGCCCTGACCGCATCGGATGCCGACCTGGTATCCCGCGCCTGGAACCTGGACCGCCTGGCCGAATCATATGCAAGCTTCGTATCCGATTATCTGCCTATCCTGGCCGACCTGCGGCGCGACCGCCACACCAGGCCAGAGCCAGAGGAATCTTTTTTATTGCGCACCTTGCTGATACACGATTATCGACGTCTGCTGCTGCGCGATCCGGAACTCCCGGAAGTCCTCCTGCCCGCCGACTGGCCAGGGCAATCCGCCCGCATGGTATGTCGCGAACTCTATCGCCGCCTGGCCGAACCGTCCGAATTACACCTGGATAGCAATATGCACCTGGCCGATGGCAGCATGCCCGCACGCCTGGAAAACAACACTCCCCGATTTCCAGCGGATGACCCGCTCATGGCGATTTCCTTATAG
- a CDS encoding 2Fe-2S iron-sulfur cluster-binding protein: MARIVIQPSGKVVDWKESDTALMALERAGYALPNNCRAGACGECKVKVLEGQYDQGMVMDMALTAEERRQGYGLMCMCKQISEEMVIEWGTADARPKLFPPRENAMYVLIDRREVAARTLEIRLRPVGKAIRYWPGQYVTLGDERNGIPCRAYSIANPPRPDGEITLQVARAEDGVTSTWVHETLRIGDSVKINGAYGTFIGDPSADTPVLCLAAGTGLAPIMDLAEAALQRGYRKRVDLLLSARTENDVYGQGLMAWWRTKHRNFDYKITLTREEKEGFLHGRINTLLAGLYPDLSAHSIFIAGSPEFVDDCLAAVKALGAQDELIHKEGFYPIQNTAIQGR; encoded by the coding sequence ATGGCACGCATCGTCATCCAACCCTCCGGCAAGGTCGTCGACTGGAAAGAAAGCGACACCGCCCTCATGGCCCTCGAACGCGCAGGCTACGCCCTGCCCAACAACTGCCGGGCGGGTGCCTGTGGCGAGTGCAAGGTCAAGGTCCTGGAAGGCCAATACGACCAGGGCATGGTCATGGACATGGCTCTGACCGCCGAAGAACGCCGCCAGGGCTACGGCCTGATGTGCATGTGCAAGCAGATTTCCGAAGAGATGGTGATTGAATGGGGCACCGCCGATGCGCGCCCAAAGCTCTTTCCACCTCGGGAAAACGCCATGTACGTGCTGATCGATCGCCGCGAGGTCGCTGCCCGTACCCTGGAAATCCGCCTGCGGCCGGTAGGCAAGGCCATCCGCTACTGGCCTGGCCAGTACGTGACGCTGGGTGACGAACGCAACGGCATCCCATGCCGAGCCTATTCCATCGCCAACCCCCCCCGGCCAGACGGCGAAATCACACTGCAAGTAGCACGCGCCGAAGACGGTGTCACCAGCACCTGGGTACACGAAACACTTCGGATAGGTGATAGCGTCAAGATCAACGGCGCCTACGGCACATTCATCGGAGACCCCTCTGCAGACACCCCCGTACTGTGCCTGGCTGCGGGAACCGGCCTGGCCCCCATCATGGACCTGGCCGAGGCGGCATTGCAGCGCGGTTACCGCAAGCGTGTGGATCTGCTACTCTCTGCGCGAACCGAAAATGATGTCTATGGGCAGGGTCTGATGGCCTGGTGGCGCACCAAGCATCGTAATTTCGACTATAAAATCACGCTGACCCGCGAAGAAAAAGAAGGCTTTCTGCACGGCCGCATCAATACCCTGCTGGCTGGCTTATACCCCGACCTCTCCGCTCACAGCATCTTTATTGCCGGCAGCCCCGAATTCGTCGACGACTGCCTGGCCGCTGTCAAAGCCCTGGGTGCACAGGATGAGCTGATCCACAAGGAAGGCTTCTATCCCATCCAGAATACGGCCATACAAGGCCGCTAA
- the paaN gene encoding phenylacetic acid degradation protein PaaN: MSHPLLDQHRALLDHALDTIATRGYWSAFSESPSPKAYGEDAPAAGRAAFEAHLNKPFELNQPGQTGWHDQESSPYGQELGIRYPISDSDVLVQAALAAMPAWQALGAEGRVGICLEILQRLNRQSFEIAHAVMMTSGQGWMMAFQAGGPHAQDRGLEAVAYAWREMSFIPAQSTWEKPQGKHPALVMQKNYEVVGRGVGVVIGCATFPTWNTYPGLFATLATGNPVIMKPHGNVVLPAAITVRTIRAVLSEHGLDPNLVSLCLTQDRQTAQSLYKHPDVHSIDYTGSNTFGQWLVDHCRQAQVYAELAGVNSIVIDSTDDYVGMLRNLAFTLSLYSGQMCTTSQALVIPAAGIQTNDGHKTYDQVCQDLADAITKFLSKPEVAQAVLGAIQSDATLDRIEQAGQGAMGRVALAPRALQYDEFPQARARTPVLVACDAADAEHFSQEQFGPISFLVKAADTSAALDLVESLTRQHGALTLAVYSQDESVIDAAIQASWRAKVALSINLTGGVFVNQSAAFSDFHGTGGNPAANASYADSAFVANRFRVVQRRRHI, translated from the coding sequence ATGTCTCACCCTCTGCTGGATCAGCACCGTGCCCTGCTGGATCATGCACTTGACACCATTGCCACGCGTGGCTATTGGTCTGCTTTTTCCGAATCACCTAGCCCCAAGGCTTACGGAGAGGACGCCCCTGCCGCTGGCCGTGCCGCCTTTGAAGCCCATCTGAATAAGCCGTTCGAACTGAACCAGCCCGGTCAAACCGGCTGGCATGATCAGGAATCCTCGCCCTACGGGCAGGAGCTGGGTATTCGCTATCCGATCTCTGATTCGGATGTGCTGGTGCAGGCCGCCCTGGCAGCTATGCCAGCCTGGCAGGCCTTGGGGGCCGAAGGCCGCGTCGGGATTTGTCTGGAAATCCTGCAGCGACTGAACCGCCAAAGCTTTGAAATTGCCCATGCTGTCATGATGACCAGCGGGCAGGGCTGGATGATGGCTTTCCAGGCGGGTGGCCCCCATGCCCAGGATCGCGGCCTGGAGGCCGTGGCCTATGCTTGGCGCGAAATGTCTTTCATCCCGGCCCAGTCCACCTGGGAAAAGCCCCAAGGTAAGCACCCAGCCTTGGTTATGCAGAAAAACTACGAAGTCGTTGGTCGTGGTGTGGGCGTCGTCATCGGATGTGCCACTTTTCCCACATGGAATACGTATCCGGGGCTGTTTGCCACCCTGGCCACAGGTAATCCGGTCATCATGAAGCCGCACGGCAATGTGGTGTTGCCTGCCGCCATCACGGTGCGTACGATCCGGGCCGTATTGTCCGAGCACGGCCTGGACCCGAATCTCGTCAGCCTTTGCCTGACACAGGATCGTCAGACGGCCCAGTCTCTGTATAAGCACCCCGATGTGCATTCGATTGATTACACCGGCAGCAATACCTTTGGCCAATGGTTGGTCGATCATTGCCGCCAGGCCCAGGTCTATGCCGAACTCGCCGGGGTCAATAGCATCGTGATCGATTCGACTGACGACTATGTTGGCATGTTGCGCAATCTGGCCTTCACTTTGTCGCTGTATTCTGGCCAGATGTGCACGACCTCGCAGGCTCTGGTGATTCCAGCCGCCGGCATCCAGACGAACGATGGTCATAAGACCTATGACCAGGTCTGCCAGGATCTGGCGGATGCCATCACAAAATTCCTGTCGAAACCCGAAGTCGCCCAAGCGGTCCTTGGGGCTATTCAGTCCGACGCCACGCTGGATCGTATCGAGCAGGCAGGCCAAGGGGCCATGGGGCGGGTGGCATTGGCGCCGCGCGCATTGCAATATGATGAATTTCCCCAGGCGCGGGCGCGTACCCCCGTGTTGGTGGCTTGCGATGCTGCGGACGCAGAGCACTTCTCCCAGGAACAATTTGGTCCCATCAGCTTTCTGGTGAAAGCCGCCGACACATCGGCCGCGCTGGATTTGGTCGAGAGCCTGACGCGCCAGCATGGGGCGCTGACATTGGCTGTTTATAGCCAGGACGAAAGCGTCATTGATGCCGCCATTCAGGCTTCATGGCGGGCAAAGGTCGCGTTGTCCATCAATCTCACCGGCGGGGTATTCGTCAATCAATCCGCCGCATTCTCGGATTTTCACGGGACGGGCGGTAACCCGGCAGCTAACGCTTCCTATGCCGATTCGGCTTTTGTGGCCAATCGTTTCCGTGTTGTGCAGCGTCGCCGCCACATCTAA
- the paaG gene encoding 2-(1,2-epoxy-1,2-dihydrophenyl)acetyl-CoA isomerase PaaG: MTYQNIQFSIDQGVARITLSRPDKLNSFTEAMHLELRDALAQVQQGTEARVLVITGAGRGFCAGQDLGDRGMQIGSGKAPDLGATVEKFYKPLILSLQNLRVPTLAAVNGIAAGAGASLALACDLVVATESSYFLQAFSKVGLIPDTGGTWLLPARIGMARAMGLALLAEKLPAQKAADWGLIWSCVPDAGFQDEITRLAESLAQAPTRALVRTRQAMQAAPSHTLEQQLSMEAGMMRELGWCHDYAEGVTAFLEKRPAQFTGE; encoded by the coding sequence ATGACATATCAGAATATCCAGTTTTCAATTGATCAGGGAGTGGCTCGCATCACGCTGTCGCGCCCCGATAAGCTCAACAGCTTCACCGAGGCCATGCACCTGGAACTGCGGGATGCACTGGCTCAGGTGCAGCAGGGCACAGAAGCCCGGGTGCTGGTCATTACCGGGGCAGGGCGGGGGTTTTGCGCCGGCCAGGACCTAGGTGATCGCGGCATGCAGATCGGCTCGGGGAAAGCTCCCGACCTGGGGGCCACCGTAGAGAAATTCTATAAACCCCTGATTCTGTCGCTGCAGAATCTGCGGGTGCCCACGCTGGCGGCGGTCAATGGGATTGCGGCTGGCGCTGGTGCTTCGCTGGCGCTGGCCTGCGATCTGGTGGTGGCGACCGAGTCCTCGTACTTCCTGCAGGCCTTCAGCAAGGTTGGCCTGATTCCGGACACCGGGGGGACCTGGCTCTTGCCGGCGCGGATCGGCATGGCGCGTGCCATGGGCCTGGCCTTGTTGGCCGAGAAACTGCCTGCCCAAAAGGCAGCCGACTGGGGCCTGATCTGGTCCTGCGTGCCGGATGCTGGCTTTCAAGACGAGATCACGCGCCTGGCAGAATCGCTGGCGCAGGCGCCCACGCGCGCCTTGGTGCGTACGCGCCAGGCCATGCAGGCCGCGCCTTCGCATACGCTGGAACAGCAGCTTTCCATGGAAGCCGGCATGATGCGCGAACTGGGCTGGTGCCATGACTACGCCGAGGGCGTGACCGCCTTTCTTGAGAAACGCCCCGCCCAGTTCACGGGGGAATAA
- a CDS encoding 3-hydroxyacyl-CoA dehydrogenase, whose translation MAALDPSIAVAVIGAGTMGAGIAQVAAMAGHPVYLYDTRAGAAAQAIAGMTKTLQALAAKQKIDAAQASRAVAALHAADSLGDLADCGLVIEAIIEQLDAKTGLFGALESIVAPDCLLATNTSSIPVTAIGAALKHPGRLGGMHFFNPAPRLPLVEIISGLDTTDETARTLFDTAAAWGKTPVLARSTPGFIVNRVARPFYGEGLRLLQEQALDAATLDHILRACGGFRMGPCELTDLIGQDINAAVSHSVWTSFHYAARFEPSLLQQELVDGGRLGRKSGRGFFDYTEGAAAPAPTLAAAQPCPGSITLFGDSPLARALGQRLQAAGVVFQVSADRGDGRIAQADDALLYLTDGRSATQRAHDLQQPATVLLDLALDPVTASCMPLAAARQCPPSAVNAATGLLQAAGLAVAPIRDVPGMVVMRTVAMLVNEAADTVNQGVCSAADVDQAMLLGVNYPLGPLAWCARIGAAEVGTVLTHLQTAYGARYQPCTALKSSIYSGTPLHVA comes from the coding sequence ATGGCTGCGTTAGATCCCAGTATTGCCGTTGCTGTTATCGGGGCAGGTACCATGGGCGCAGGTATTGCCCAGGTGGCTGCGATGGCGGGCCACCCGGTCTATTTATATGACACGCGTGCGGGGGCAGCAGCTCAGGCGATTGCGGGCATGACCAAGACCTTGCAGGCCCTGGCGGCGAAACAAAAAATCGACGCCGCTCAGGCCTCGCGTGCGGTGGCGGCGCTTCATGCTGCGGACTCTTTGGGTGACTTGGCGGATTGCGGTTTGGTGATCGAGGCCATCATCGAGCAGTTGGACGCCAAGACCGGGCTGTTTGGTGCCCTGGAATCCATCGTTGCGCCCGACTGTCTGCTGGCCACCAATACCTCGTCCATTCCGGTGACGGCAATAGGGGCTGCTTTGAAACACCCTGGCCGCCTGGGTGGCATGCATTTTTTCAATCCAGCCCCCCGCCTGCCGTTGGTCGAAATTATTTCCGGCCTGGATACCACTGACGAAACCGCCCGTACCCTGTTCGATACGGCCGCAGCCTGGGGCAAGACCCCTGTGCTGGCGCGTTCCACGCCGGGTTTTATCGTCAATCGCGTGGCCCGACCGTTCTACGGCGAAGGCCTGCGCCTGTTGCAGGAACAGGCCCTGGATGCCGCCACGCTGGATCACATTCTGCGGGCTTGTGGTGGTTTTCGCATGGGTCCCTGCGAACTCACGGATCTGATCGGTCAAGACATCAATGCGGCAGTCAGCCACAGTGTCTGGACATCCTTTCATTATGCAGCCCGCTTCGAACCTTCTCTGTTGCAACAGGAACTGGTGGATGGCGGTCGTCTGGGCCGCAAATCCGGCCGGGGTTTTTTTGACTATACCGAGGGCGCTGCAGCACCTGCGCCAACGCTGGCAGCAGCCCAGCCTTGTCCAGGCAGCATCACCTTGTTTGGTGATAGCCCCTTGGCTCGGGCTCTGGGTCAGCGCCTGCAGGCTGCAGGTGTCGTTTTTCAGGTGTCTGCGGATCGCGGTGATGGGCGTATCGCCCAGGCCGATGATGCCCTGTTGTACCTGACGGATGGCCGTTCGGCCACCCAGCGGGCCCATGATTTGCAGCAGCCTGCCACGGTATTGTTGGATCTGGCCCTGGACCCCGTCACGGCCAGCTGCATGCCGCTGGCCGCTGCCCGTCAGTGCCCGCCAAGCGCCGTCAATGCGGCCACTGGCCTGTTGCAGGCAGCGGGCCTGGCCGTGGCCCCCATCCGGGATGTGCCCGGCATGGTGGTGATGCGTACTGTTGCCATGCTGGTCAACGAAGCCGCCGATACGGTGAACCAAGGCGTATGTTCTGCCGCCGACGTAGACCAAGCCATGTTGTTGGGCGTCAATTACCCGTTGGGGCCTCTGGCCTGGTGCGCCCGCATCGGGGCCGCTGAAGTCGGCACCGTACTCACTCACTTGCAGACAGCCTATGGCGCTCGTTATCAGCCATGCACGGCTTTGAAATCCTCTATTTATTCAGGAACCCCACTCCATGTCGCATGA
- the paaI gene encoding hydroxyphenylacetyl-CoA thioesterase PaaI, producing MSHEALDPQTLAETVATAMWSRDHAAHALDMHLDSVAPGSARLSMTVRGDMLNGHATCHGGMLFTLADTAFAYACNSDNHNTVASAAYIDFLAPSRLGDRLQAHAQARTPGSGRTGVYDITVHNLTSGRDVALFRGKSHRVQGLVTESLVAEAS from the coding sequence ATGTCGCATGAAGCCCTAGATCCCCAAACCCTGGCCGAAACCGTGGCGACCGCCATGTGGTCGCGCGATCACGCAGCCCATGCCTTGGATATGCACCTGGACTCCGTCGCCCCGGGTAGCGCCCGCCTGTCCATGACTGTGCGTGGCGATATGCTCAATGGCCATGCTACTTGTCATGGCGGCATGTTGTTCACGCTGGCGGATACGGCTTTTGCCTATGCTTGCAACAGCGATAACCACAATACGGTGGCATCGGCGGCCTATATCGATTTTCTGGCTCCTTCGCGCCTGGGTGATCGCCTGCAGGCGCACGCCCAGGCCCGGACCCCAGGCAGTGGGCGCACCGGTGTCTATGACATTACGGTGCATAACCTGACATCCGGGCGTGATGTTGCCTTGTTTCGGGGCAAATCCCATCGTGTCCAGGGCCTGGTCACTGAGTCCCTTGTGGCTGAAGCCAGCTAG
- the paaK gene encoding phenylacetate--CoA ligase PaaK, whose amino-acid sequence MPVKTVQPGDLAPIETASRDEITALQLQRLQHTLRHVYENVPHYRQAFDAKGVHPDDLKTLADISKFPFTTKEDLRRNYPMGMFAVPRERIARLHASSGTTGKPTVVGYTLNDINTWADLVARSIRAAGGRAGDIVHVAYGYGLFTGGLGAHYGAERAGCTVVPMSGGQTEKQVQLIMDFKPDIIMVTPSYSLVIAEEFDRLGIAPEDISLKVGIFGAEPWGEGMRSEIEHKLGLDAVDIYGLSEVMGPGVASECIETKDGPVIWEDHFYPEIINPETGEPVADGEEGELVFTTLTKEALPVIRYRTRDLTRLLPPTARSFRRMGHITGRSDDMLIIRGVNVFPTQIEEQIMRDPLLSCNYQIIVSKASHLDNIEIRCELQHEASNASPEVVARCAKQLQQHIKTNVGISTQVAVLRHGELPRSQTGKARRVFDNRPRQE is encoded by the coding sequence ATGCCTGTGAAAACAGTCCAACCGGGGGATCTCGCCCCCATCGAAACCGCCAGCCGTGATGAAATCACTGCCTTGCAACTGCAGCGTCTGCAACACACGCTGCGCCATGTCTATGAAAATGTACCGCATTACCGCCAGGCCTTTGACGCCAAGGGTGTGCATCCTGACGATTTGAAGACGCTGGCCGATATCAGCAAGTTCCCCTTCACCACCAAGGAAGATCTGCGGCGCAATTACCCCATGGGCATGTTCGCCGTGCCGCGTGAGCGCATTGCGCGTCTGCATGCTTCGTCGGGCACCACTGGTAAACCCACCGTAGTGGGCTATACCCTGAACGATATCAATACCTGGGCCGATCTGGTGGCGCGTTCTATCCGTGCTGCCGGCGGACGGGCGGGCGACATCGTGCATGTGGCCTATGGCTATGGTCTGTTTACCGGCGGGCTGGGAGCCCACTACGGTGCTGAACGCGCCGGCTGTACGGTGGTTCCCATGTCCGGTGGCCAGACCGAAAAGCAAGTCCAGCTGATCATGGACTTCAAGCCCGACATCATCATGGTCACGCCTTCGTATTCCTTGGTCATCGCCGAGGAATTCGATCGCCTGGGCATTGCTCCCGAGGACATTTCCCTCAAGGTCGGTATTTTCGGTGCCGAGCCCTGGGGCGAGGGCATGCGCAGTGAAATTGAACATAAGCTGGGCCTGGATGCCGTCGATATTTACGGCCTGTCCGAAGTCATGGGCCCGGGGGTGGCGTCCGAGTGCATCGAAACCAAGGACGGCCCGGTCATTTGGGAAGATCACTTCTATCCCGAAATCATCAACCCTGAAACCGGCGAACCCGTGGCTGATGGCGAAGAAGGCGAACTGGTCTTTACGACCCTGACCAAAGAAGCCCTGCCCGTCATTCGGTACCGTACGCGCGACCTGACCCGACTACTGCCGCCCACGGCCCGCAGCTTCCGCCGCATGGGTCATATCACTGGCCGGTCCGACGATATGCTCATCATTCGGGGGGTGAATGTCTTCCCCACCCAAATCGAAGAACAGATCATGCGTGATCCGTTACTCAGCTGCAACTATCAGATTATTGTCTCCAAGGCCAGCCACCTGGACAATATCGAAATCCGCTGCGAGCTGCAGCACGAAGCCAGTAATGCATCGCCCGAAGTCGTTGCCCGTTGTGCAAAGCAACTGCAGCAGCACATCAAGACCAACGTTGGGATCAGCACTCAGGTCGCCGTGCTGCGCCATGGCGAATTGCCCCGTTCACAAACCGGTAAAGCCCGGCGCGTGTTCGATAACCGCCCTCGTCAGGAATAA
- the pcaF gene encoding 3-oxoadipyl-CoA thiolase — MHAYLCDAVRTPIGRYGGALASMRPDDLAALPLKALAERHPNLDWAAVDDVILGCANQAGEDNRNVARMAVLLAGLPDAVPGTTMNRLCGSGMDAIGTAARAIRAGEAHLMLAGGVESMSRAPFVVGKADKAWSRQAAMFDTTIGWRFINPLLKKSHGVHSMPETADNVAHDYHISRADQDAFALRSQQRWARAQEAGFFADEIIPVRIPRRKGEDLVIDTDEHPRPETTLDALAGLKAINGPDLSVTAGNASGVNDGACAVLLASEQAVQQYGLRPRARILGMAAAGVAPRVMGMGPAPAVRRVLAQTGLTLDQMDVIELNEAFAAQSLAVLRDLGLPDDAPHVNPNGGAIAIGHPLGMSGARLVTTASSQLLRTGGRYALCTMCIGVGQGIAMIIENLTPTLGDNT, encoded by the coding sequence ATGCATGCCTATCTCTGTGATGCGGTTCGTACGCCAATTGGCCGCTATGGCGGTGCGCTGGCATCCATGCGACCCGATGATCTGGCGGCACTGCCCCTCAAGGCCCTGGCCGAGCGTCATCCAAACCTGGATTGGGCCGCAGTGGATGACGTGATTCTGGGCTGCGCCAATCAGGCAGGCGAGGACAACCGCAACGTCGCCCGGATGGCGGTCTTGCTGGCTGGTCTGCCCGATGCCGTGCCCGGCACCACCATGAACCGCCTGTGCGGCTCGGGCATGGATGCGATCGGCACGGCGGCGCGGGCCATTCGGGCGGGCGAAGCCCACCTGATGCTGGCCGGCGGGGTCGAATCCATGTCGCGTGCGCCTTTTGTGGTGGGCAAGGCCGATAAAGCCTGGTCGCGCCAGGCCGCCATGTTCGACACCACCATCGGTTGGCGTTTCATCAATCCGCTGCTGAAAAAATCCCATGGTGTCCACTCCATGCCGGAAACCGCGGATAACGTGGCGCACGACTACCATATTTCGCGGGCTGACCAGGATGCCTTTGCGCTACGCAGCCAGCAGCGCTGGGCGCGTGCTCAAGAGGCCGGTTTTTTCGCCGATGAAATCATCCCGGTGCGTATTCCACGCCGCAAGGGCGAGGACCTGGTGATCGATACCGACGAACATCCGCGTCCTGAAACCACACTGGATGCATTGGCTGGGCTCAAGGCCATCAATGGGCCTGATCTCAGCGTCACGGCAGGCAATGCCTCCGGGGTCAATGATGGTGCTTGCGCCGTGCTGCTGGCCTCCGAACAGGCGGTCCAGCAATATGGCCTGCGGCCCCGTGCCCGGATTCTAGGTATGGCGGCAGCCGGGGTGGCCCCACGCGTCATGGGCATGGGGCCTGCGCCCGCCGTGCGCAGGGTCTTGGCCCAAACAGGATTGACGCTGGACCAGATGGATGTCATCGAACTCAACGAGGCCTTTGCGGCCCAGTCGCTGGCGGTGCTGCGCGATCTGGGGCTACCGGATGATGCGCCTCACGTTAACCCAAATGGCGGTGCCATCGCCATTGGTCACCCACTGGGCATGAGCGGTGCCCGGCTGGTTACTACCGCCAGTTCGCAGCTTTTGCGTACTGGCGGCCGTTATGCCCTGTGCACCATGTGTATTGGTGTGGGCCAGGGTATTGCCATGATTATCGAAAACCTTACCCCCACCCTAGGAGACAACACATGA